The following coding sequences are from one Cervus canadensis isolate Bull #8, Minnesota chromosome 4, ASM1932006v1, whole genome shotgun sequence window:
- the LOC122441010 gene encoding olfactory receptor 7A17-like: protein MAQGNQTKVSEFLLMGFSEDPELQPLIFGLFLSMYLITVFGNLLIILATISDSHLHTPMYFFLSNLSFVDIGFTSTTIPKMLRNIHTQSQVITYEACIFQMHLFTLFIGLDIFLLTVMAYDRFVAICHPLHYTVIMNPQICGLMVLVSWIISLLHSLLESLMVLQLSFCTVLEIPHFFCELNQMIQLANSDTFLNNMVMYFVAVFLAGGSLFGIIYSYSQIMFCICGISSAQGKYKAFSTCASHLSVVSLFYCTGLGVYLSSAATHGSHSSITASVMYTVITPMLNPFIYSLRNKDLKRGLQMLFGKENIKVSIVLGLEKCL from the coding sequence ATGGCACAAGGGAATCAAACAAAAGTTTCAGAATTTCTTCTTATGGGATTTTCAGAGGATCCAGAACTGCAGCCCCTCATATTTGGGCTTTTCCTCTCCATGTACCTGATCACGGTATTTGGAAACCTGCTCATCATTCTGGCCACCATCTctgactcccacctccacacccccatgtacttcttcctctccaacttATCCTTTGTAGATATCGGtttcacctccaccaccatcccaAAGATGCTACGGAACATCCACACCCAGAGCCAAGTTATAACCTATGAAGCTTGCATCTTCCAGATGCATTTGTTCACACTCTTTATAGGATTGGACATCTTCCTCCTGaccgtgatggcctatgaccgctttGTGGCCATCTGTCACCCCCTGCACTACACGGTCATCATGAACCCCCAGATCTGCGGACTGATGGTGCTGGTGTCCTGGATCATCAGTCTCCTGCATTCCTTGTTAGAAAGCTTAATGGTGCTGCAGCTGTCTTTCTGCACAGTCTTAGAAATCCctcactttttctgtgaactcAATCAAATGATCCAACTTGCCAATTCTGACACTTTTCTCAATAACATGGTGATGTATTTTGTAGCTGTGTTCCTGGCTGGTGGTTCCCTCTTTGGTATCATTTATTCATATTCTCAGATAATGTtctgtatatgtggaatctcatcAGCTCAGGGGAAGTATAAAGCATTCTCCACCTGTGCATCTCACCTCTCAGTTGTCTCCTTGTTTTATTGTACAGGCTTAGGAGTGTACCTCAGCTCTGCTGCTACCCACGGCTCACACTCAAGCATAACAGCTTCAGTGATGTACACTGTGATCACACCtatgctgaaccccttcatctacagtctgagaaataaagatttaaagaGGGGTCTGCAAATGCTctttggaaaggaaaatataaaagtgtCTATTGTCCTAGGGCTTGAGAAGTGCCTGTGA
- the LOC122441011 gene encoding olfactory receptor-like protein OLF4 yields MEPRNITGVSQFLLMGFSEETELQPLIFGLFLSMYLITVFGNLLIILAVSSDPHLHTPMYFFLSNLSFVDICFTSTTIPKMLVNIQTENKVITYEGCIIQMHFFTLFIGLDIFLLTVMAYDRFVAICRPLHYMVIMNPHLCGVLVLVSWIMSALHSLLESLMVLRLSFCTDLHIPHFFCELNQMIQLACSDVYLNKVVIYTVAVLLGGAPFAGILYTYSKIVSSIHRISSAQGKYKAFSTCASHLYMVSLFYCTGIGVYLSSAASHSSHSSATASVMYTVVTPMLNPFIYSLRNNELKRSLKILFGKKTIKEPIFLGLKKCPQQ; encoded by the coding sequence ATGGAACCAAGGAACATAACAGGAGTTTCACAATTTCTTCTTATGGGATTTTCAGAAGAAACAGAATTGCAGCCCCTCATCTTTGGGCTTTTTCTCTCCATGTACCTGATCACTGTATTtggaaacctgctcatcatcctggctGTCAGCTCagacccccacctccacacccccatgtacttcttcctctccaacctgtccttTGTAGACATTTGcttcacctccaccaccatcccaAAGATGCTGGTGAATATACAGACAGAGAACAAAGTTATAACTTATGAAGGCTGCATTATCCAGATGCATTTTTTCACACTCTTTATAGGATTGGACATCTTCCTCCTGaccgtgatggcctatgaccgatTCGTGGCCATCTGCCGTCCCCTGCACTACATGGTCATCATGAACCCCCATCTCTGTGGAGTGCTGGTGCTGGTATCCTGGATCATGAGTGCGCTGCATTCCTTGTTAGAAAGCTTAATGGTGTTGCGACTGTCCTTCTGTACTGACTTGCATATCCctcactttttctgtgaactcAATCAGATGATCCAGCTTGCCTGTTCTGACGTGTATCTCAATAAAGTAGTGATATATACTGTAGCTGTGCTACTGGGAGGTGCTCCTTTTGCTGGTATCCTTTACACTTACTCTAAGATAGTTTCCTCCATACATAGAATCTCATCAGCTCAGGGGAAGTATAAGGCATTTTCCACCTGTGCATCTCACCTCTATATGGTCTCCTTATTTTATTGTACTGGCATAGGAGTGTACCTTAGCTCTGCTGCTTCCCACAGCTCGCACTCAAGTGCAACAGCCTCAGTGATGTACACCGTGGTCACACCCATGCTGAACCCTTTCATCTATAGTCTGAGAAATAACGAGTTAAAGAGGAGTCTGAAaatactctttggaaagaaaactatCAAAGAGCCTATTTTCCTAGGGCTTAAGAAGTGCCCACAACAGTAG